A genomic stretch from Helianthus annuus cultivar XRQ/B chromosome 1, HanXRQr2.0-SUNRISE, whole genome shotgun sequence includes:
- the LOC110882356 gene encoding leucine-rich repeat receptor-like protein kinase PXC1, producing MEIFRSILLFLLLVPSSLSLTTTTTATGDVDSDTAALSLFRSQTDTHGLLLSNWTLSSLSHSTACSAAWTGVNCTNNRVTALTLPSLNLRGPLHSLSSLDQLRILDLRNNRLNGTVSPLFNCTNLKLVYLSGNDLSGVIPPEIGSLTRLLRIDLSDNNLEGPIPDGLTKLNRLLTLRLENNAFSGELQSSFNSHIQQLNLSNNELYGHLPDNLVQKFGYNSFIGNKGLCGSSPLVSCSASSPPVVPTVQSNPSSLPTTSVIDDDEDNNRKITHSRLHPGVIVAIVIANSVLILVIASFLVAYYCGKRASNSSKIGSEIGKSRSSYGSESRVYANSGGGGGGDSDGSNKLVFYDKKKRFELEDLLRASAEMLGKGGLGTVYRAVLDDGCTVVAVKRLKDANPCGRKEFEQYMDVIGKVKHLNVVKLRAYYYAKEEKLLVYDYLPNGSLHLLLHGNRGPGRIPLDWTTRISLALGAARGLAHIHEEYKSSRIPHGNIKSSNVLLDKNGNACISDFGLSLLLNPAHASARLGGYKAPEQFETKRLSQKADVYSFGILLLEMLTGRAPNQYSSPSRVEEEEQPVDLPKWVRSVVRDEWTAEVFDQELLRYKNIEEELVSMLHVAMTCVAALPEKRPTMPEVVKMIEEIRVEQSPLGEDYDESRNSISPSVTTED from the exons aTGGAGATTTTCCGTTCCATACTCCTCTTCCTCCTCCTCGTACCATCGTCTCTCTCCttaacaaccaccaccaccgccaccggcgaCGTCGACAGCGACACCGCAGCATTATCTCTCTTCCGTTCCCAAACCGACACTCACGGCCTCCTCCTCTCCAACTGgactctctcctccctctctcacTCCACCGCCTGCTCCGCCGCCTGGACCGGCGTCAACTGCACCAACAACCGCGTCACCGCCCTCACCCTCCCGTCACTCAACCTCCGCGGCCCTCTCCACTCTCTCTCCTCCCTAGATCAGCTCCGCATTCTCGATCTCCGTAACAACCGCTTAAACGGCACCGTTTCACCTTTATTCAACTGCACAAATCTCAAACTCGTTTACCTCTCCGGAAACGACCTCTCCGGCGTCATTCCGCCGGAAATCGGTTCTCTCACTCGATTACTACGTATCGATTTATCCGATAACAATCTCGAAGGTCCAATTCCGGACGGTTTAACAAAACTAAACCGTCTTCTCACTCTACGACTCGAAAACAATGCATTTTCAGGTGAGTTGCAATCATCCTTCAATTCGCATATTCAACAGTTAAATCTATCGAACAACGAGTTGTACGGTCACTTACCGGACAATTTGGTACAGAAATTCGGTTACAATAGTTTCATAGGGAACAAAGGACTATGCGGATCGAGTCCGTTAGTTTCTTGTTCAGCAAGTAGTCCTCCTGTTGTACCTACCGTACAATCAAACCCTAGCTCATTACCAACAACTTCTGTTATAGACGATGATGAGGATAATAACAGAAAAATCACGCATTCGAGATTGCATCCTGGCGTAATTGTCGCGATTGTAATCGCTAATTCGGTTTTAATTCTAGTAATCGCTTCGTTTTTAGTCGCGTATTACTGCGGAAAACGAGCTTCGAATAGTTCGAAGATAGGGTCTGAGATTGGGAAGAGTAGGAGTAGTTATGGTAGTGAGAGTCGAGTTTACGCgaatagtggtggtggtggtggtggagatagTGATGGGAGTAATAAACTTGTGTTTTATGATAAGAAGAAGAGGTTTGAGTTGGAGGATTTGTTGAGAGCGTCGGCGGAGATGTTGGGGAAAGGCGGGTTGGGGACGGTGTATAGGGCGGTGTTGGATGATGGGTGTACGGTGGTGGCGGTTAAGCGGTTGAAGGATGCGAATCCGTGTGGGCGGAAGGAGTTTGAGCAGTATATGGATGTGATTGGGAAGGTTAAGCATTTGAATGTTGTGAAGTTGAGAGCTTATTATTATGCTAAGGAAGAGAAGTTGCTTGTGTATGATTATTTGCCTAATGGAAGCTTGCATTTGCTCCTTCATG GAAACCGGGGACCGGGAAGAATTCCGTTAGATTGGACAACAAGGATTAGTTTGGCGTTAGGAGCGGCCCGGGGGCTCGCCCACATTCACGAAGAATACAAATCATCAAGGATTCCTCATGGAAACATAAAATCATCAAATGTGCTACTAGACAAGAATGGTAACGCGTGCATTTCTGATTTCGGGCTCTCGCTACTTTTGAACCCGGCCCATGCCTCGGCTAGACTAGGAGGATACAAAGCACCCGAGCAATTTGAGACCAAACGCTTATCACAAAAAGCAGATGTTTACAGTTTTGGGATCTTGTTGTTGGAAATGTTAACGGGTCGGGCTCCAAATCAATACTCGTCACCTTCTCGTGTAGAGGAAGAGGAACAACCCGTGGACTTACCGAAATGGGTTCGGTCCGTGGTGCGGGATGAGTGGACCGCGGAAGTGTTTGATCAAGAATTGTTAAGGTACAAGAATATTGAAGAAGAGCTTGTTTCAATGCTTCATGTTGCAATGACTTGTGTTGCGGCACTGCCCGAAAAGAGGCCGACAATGCCGGAAGTTGTGAAGATGATCGAAGAGATTCGGGTCGAGCAGTCACCGTTAGGGGAAGATTACGATGAGTCGCGTAATTCGATCTCGCCTTCGGTTACAACCGAAGATTAA
- the LOC110882364 gene encoding uncharacterized protein LOC110882364 produces MASSDDDFPLITATTADTTTTGHQSNPNFHRHQLAATAHLLSSQTNQITARPPAEATGEAYGEGAYCSQQITVAVPYDNDSDPTRSRINGARNDKWNDREELSDGGTPYNYKKPKVSGSNSAGEYRKDREEWSDTAIACLLDAYLDKFVQLNRGNLRGRDWEEVAVSVSERCEKQTKSVEQCKNKVDNLKKRYKLERHRMMNTVNANGGNVTSHWPWFKKMEQIVGNSLPLKTVLGEENSGSGMSSPGRQSNKRYATATSSPSCQIATIKAKPVANARWRRVVFKISGASLAGTGSHSADPKVAMLIAREVSMACNVGVEVAIVVGGRNFFCGDTWVTSTGMDRSTAYQIGMMATVMNSMLIQSALEKLGVQTRVQSAFSIPEVFEPYSKQRAIRHLEKGRVVIFGGIGAGTGNPLFSTDTAAALRASEINADAFIKGTNADGVYECDSMNNVAFEHISFRELASRGASPMDMMAATFCEENGIPVVIFNLHEPGNISRALSGEHVGTLIDQTGRID; encoded by the exons ATGGCATCTTCCGACGACGACTTCCCGCTaatcaccgccaccaccgccgacACAACCACCACCGGCCACCAGTCAAACCCTAATTTTCACCGCCACCAGCTCGCCGCAACCGCTCACCTACTATCCTCCCAAACAAATCAGATAACCGCACGGCCTCCGGCAGAAGCCACCGGCGAGGCGTACGGCGAGGGCGCTTACTGTTCACAACAGATTACCGTGGCGGTTCCGTACGATAACGACTCCGATCCGACCAGATCTAGAATCAACGGTGCTCGTAACGACAAGTGGAACGATCGAGAAGAACTTAGCGACGGAGGAACACCGTATAACTATAAAAAACCTAAAGTATCCGGTTCGAATTCTGCCGGAGAGTACAGGAAGGATCGAGAAGAGTGGAGTGATACAGCGATTGCGTGTTTGTTAGATGCGTATTTAGATAAGTTTGTACAGTTGAATAGAGGCAATTTGAGAGGTAGAGATTGGGAAGAGGTGGCGGTGAGTGTGAGCGAGAGGTGCGAGAAGCAGACGAAGAGTGTTGAGCAGTGTAAGAACAAGGTGGATAATCTGAAGAAGCGGTATAAGTTAGAGCGGCATCGGATGATGAATACAGTGAATGCGAATGGCGGAAATGTTACTAGTCATTGGCCTTGGTTTAAGAAGATGGAGCAGATTGTCGGGAATTCGTTGCCGTTGAAGACGGTGTTAGGGGAGGAGAATTCGGGTAGTGGAATGAGTAGTCCTGGTAGACAGTCTAATAAGAG ATACGCAACAGCAACATCTAGTCCAAGTTGTCAAATCGCAACTATAAAGGCAAAGCCAGTAGCAAATGCTAGATGGAGGAGAGTTGTTTTTAAAATTAGCGGTGCTTCTCTGGCTGGAACTGGTTCCCACAGTGCTGACCCAAAG GTGGCCATGCTGATTGCTAGAGAAGTATCTATGGCTTGCAATGTTGGTGTTGAG GTGGCAATAGTGGTTGGTGGGCGCAATTTTTTTTGTGGAGACACATGGGTTACATCTACCGGTATGGATAGAAGCACCGCCTATCAAATTGG TATGATGGCAACTGTGATGAATTCCATGTTAATCCAGTCAGCATTGGAGAAACTAGGCGTTCAGACACGTGTCCAGTCAGCTTTTTCTATTCCAGAGGTTTTCGAACCGTACAGTAAGCAACGAGCAATCCGGCATCTAGAGAAAGGGCGCGTtgttatatttggcggtatcggTGCTGGCACAGGGAATCCACTCTTCTCTACTGACACAGCTGCGGCTCTTAGAGCATCTGAGA TTAACGCAGATGCGTTTATTAAAGGTACAAACGCTGACGGTGTATATGAATGTGACTCCATGAATAATGTTGCATTTGAGCACATTTCCTTTAGGGAGTTGGCTTCTAGAGGCGCATCACCGATGGACATGATGGCTGCAACATTTTGTGAAGAAAACGGGATTCCAG TTGTGATATTCAATCTCCATGAGCCTGGAAACATATCAAGAGCGTTGTCCGGAGAACATGTTGGCACATTAATTGATCAAACGGGAAGGATTGACTAA
- the LOC110933265 gene encoding uncharacterized protein LOC110933265, translating into MASSDDDFPLITATTADTTTTGHQSNPNFHRHQLAATAHLLSSQTNQITARPPAEATGEAYGDGAYCSQQITVAVPYENNSDPTRSRINGALSGSNSAGEYRKDREEWSDTAIACLLDAYLDKFVQLNRGNLRGRDWEEVAVSVSERCEKQTKSVEQCKNKVDNLKKRYKLERHRMMNTVNANGGNVTSHWPWFKKMEQIVGNSLPLKTVLGEENSGSGMSSPGRQSNKRYVKVCSLLLF; encoded by the exons ATGGCATCTTCTGACGACGACTTCCCGCTaatcaccgccaccaccgccgacACAACCACCACCGGCCACCAGTCAAACCCTAACTTTCACCGCCACCAGCTCGCCGCAACCGCTCACCTACTATCCTCCCAAACAAATCAGATAACCGCACGGCCTCCGGCGGAAGCCACCGGCGAGGCGTACGGAGACGGCGCTTACTGTTCACAACAGATTACCGTGGCGGTTCCGTACGAAAACAACTCCGATCCGACCAGATCTAGAATCAACGGTGCTC TATCCGGTTCGAATTCTGCCGGAGAGTACAGGAAGGATCGAGAAGAGTGGAGTGATACAGCGATTGCGTGTTTGTTAGATGCGTATTTAGATAAGTTTGTACAGTTGAATAGAGGCAATTTGAGAGGTAGAGATTGGGAAGAGGTGGCGGTGAGTGTGAGCGAGAGGTGCGAGAAGCAGACGAAGAGTGTTGAGCAGTGTAAGAACAAGGTGGATAATCTGAAGAAGCGGTATAAGTTAGAGCGGCATCGGATGATGAATACGGTGAATGCAAATGGTGGAAATGTTACTAGTCATTGGCCTTGGTTTAAGAAGATGGAGCAGATTGTCGGGAATTCATTGCCGTTGAAGACGGTGTTAGGGGAGGAGAATTCGGGTAGTGGAATGAGTAGCCCTGGTAGACAGTCTAATAAGAGGTATGTGAAGGTTTGTTCGTTGTTGTTATTTTAG